cctgcgcttcagggcagggaaaagcaactcacaaagttcaaggaaagtggctttacgcatgcgaaagtttcacagccactgtgaatcatcccatacctgtaacgctatgcggtcccacccacctgtgcttgtttgctgggcccagaataggtgttccactgtatcaaccagccccactgccaccatgatgtcccaattgccacatcccgtgctttcaggaatgtctgtgtccatgttctcatCACAATCATCcttgtgctggcgtctcttagcccagttctgtacatactccaggataattatgcaaggtgtttacaatgctcaaaacagcagtggtgagctgagcgggttccatgcttgccgtggtatgtcATGTgtacgggtaacccaggaaaaaaggcacaaagcaattgtctgccattgctttcacagagggaaggagggagggaggggcgactgacgacatgtacccaaaaccaccctcaacaatgtttttgccctgtcaggcactgggagcttaacccagaattccaatgggcagtggagactgtgggaactgtgggatagctacccacagtgcaccgctccataagtcgatgctagccacggtattgagcatacactccactgacttaatgcacttagtggggacatacacaaacgactgtataaaatcgatttctaaaaatcaacttctataaaatcgacctaattttgtagtgtacacataccctgagtataagacaagaaacaacagatggatgAGACACTACAACCACTTAGTTTGGAAGCCCACCGACTATGCAGATCAAAAGGAGCACCAGCCATGGTCTGTAGTTACTAACCAGGGGCCCCAGAATCAGCATCCTAGAGGACAGCAGCAATGGGAAAAAGAATTGTAAGAACAACAGAATCCTGTTTCCATGACTGAGAACTCTGTGCTACCCAGAGATATTCTGCTCAGACAGTAAGTGTCCATACTGGGGATTTTCACTGCTCCAGATGGCTCCAGGACAGAGACTCaaactttaaagtcagaagggaccatcacaatcatctaatctgacttcctgcacattgcaggccagagaacctcacctaACAACATGTAgttgatctgcaactgctagcaggaaatatctccaatgactggtgatgggacactagatggggagggctctgaattactatAAGGAATTCtgtcccaggtgtctggctggcaggtcttgcccacatgctcagcgtCTAACTGaacaccatatttggggttggaaaaGAATTTtgccctgggtcagattggcagagacttttttttttttggcctttctcCGCATCATGGGGGACGTCACACACAGGTTTAAACATGCTATTAGGGAAAGCaactaaaaatataaatgtttactgTTTATACTAGATGACTGTTTATCGTTAAAAACATTAAATGAcgtttaaaatgtgtttttgctTCATTCTCACATTTCCTTGCCAAAATCGGTCTCCCTTCTGGAAAGGACAAGCAGCCCATGTCGACACAGGGATGCAGCAAGGCACTGTGGTAGGGCTCCCCGAAAGCACCACGTTTCGGCCTCTCATTGCAACACTGCTAAGTTAACTAGCACCGTTTTGGGGCCAGGTGGCTCTTTCCTCGGCCTCACTGCAGCTGGTGTTCACGGCAATTAATCCTGCACCGGCACCCGCACCTGACCGGCCTTTCCTGGGAGGTGGTGAGCGCGCTCAGCTCCCCTAAGGGGTGCGCCGCTTCTCATCCGCTTGACTTGTGGGCATGAGCTAGCTAAACCCAGGCTCAGTGCCCCAGTGGCCAGCCGCCGGGCAGAGCACGGGGCCGTTCGCGGCTCGCCGGGGGCAGCCGCAACCGGGCGCTGGGCTGAcaggtcccggggggggcggcTCAAGGGGCACCTGGCGCGCGGGGGCCGATGCGGGGCCCCAGGAACAGGCcgcgctgggcgggggggggtgtcccggCCCCCGGGGTCTGTGCTCAGGCGCCTCCATTCGGGGCCTTCTTCCCGCGAGACGCGCCAGGGCAGCtcggccccgccccagcccccgcccggcTTTACGGGCCCACGaagcccctgccccgcccgcGCCTGCCCCCGGAAGCGGTTTGTGACGGCGCCCCGCGgcaaggcggggggaggggccaagCCCGGCAGCGACCCGGCCCGACCGGCTCTTTGTCCCTCCCGCCAGCCCGCGGGGAGGCCGGAACGTTGGTGCCGCGGCTGCCGTTTCCGCCAGGACCCTGCCCCGCGCTTTCCCACCGGAAGGAAAGGCGGCGGCGCTGGGCCGGTGGCCGCGGGGTGTGCGCGCGCCTCTCGCTCTCGCGGGGATGTCCAGGCGCCGGCGGTTCCTGGAAGGGGCGGCTCGGGCGCTGATGGGCACGTGCCCGGCTCAGGCCCGATTCCTGATGTAAGAGCCTGGCGCGCGGTCCCCCTttccggggtggggggagagaacaagATCTCCAGTATTCTGATTTGTGACGTAATAACGGCCACATCTGcttccggggggaggggggtgctctGAGAACGTTCTGTTAAATCTCCTGTAGAGTCGTGGCCCCGCTCTCTCGTGTTCACCCACCACGTGGCCCCGGTTTCTTGACgcctcccctgcccaggggccCGGGCTGTGCGTGGCTGGGTGAGCCCCGCGCGTTTGGGCCGAGGTGCTGTGCGGCGCCCTGTGCCAGGCTGACCTCTGTCCACCCCCACAGCCcgctgtgtgtctgtctgtgctgctgcccgcccccccccccccgacttcccCCCTTCTCTCCACAACACTTCCTTATAGAGGACAGCCCATACACAGGGCAGGAtcccaggcagggggtgtggctcGGTCTGGAACCAGCGCCTCTTGCTGCCCCAGCGCAGTGACTTGTAACTTGGTCAGTAACCCCGTCCTTTTTCCTCCCCCAGGTGGACGCTTCATTCTGAAAAAGGCAAGTTTAAATAATTCAGTGGTTTTGGTTCTTTAAATTGGAGACAGACAGGCAAGCTCAATTCACAGCTTTTGAACTGCCCAGAACACATGATGTGACTTTTAAAACATGTTCAGTTCTTCTCCACTTTCGAAAACGGGGGATAACAGAGGGAAATCCTTCACCAGAGGGAATtaggaaatgtttttcttttggtaGAATTTTCTGTGGCTACCACTTATGTCTGATTTAATGTTACCTGGAATGGGATGTAGGGAGGCAGATGTGGGACCATCTCTCCTCCATGTTGCATCCATTCACATCAAGCCTGAATTTCGCCTTTCATTAGCCTCTTTTGATTCTAACactattgtatttttaattaaatctcAGTCTTGGAAGAAGCTTAGCAAGGGCGGACCACCTTTGACCTCAGCAGGGTTTTATGTTGCCACAGGACTGTGCCTCATGGAGTTCCTTGCAGGAATATGTTTCTCATAATGTAAGATTTTGAAGAAAGGTGGATGTATTTTGCTGGTACAATTACCTGTTGGACAGCACATTACTATATGTAACTGTACACGCAATACaacatgattatttttttaacattttggcATTCGGCTTCCTCTTGAGTTTTTGCTGAGTATGAAATGCAGACTCAAACTAATCCTGTATCTAGTGCTGAAATAGAAACACCTCTAACAGAACAATTTGAACAAAGTACTTGTACccaaataagatttttaaaatgctagagAAAAGGCTGCCATACCCTTATCAATGCACAATTTACAGTATGCTATAAATTAGTGGCTTAATAGCTGTAATATATGCCTTTTATATGTTCACCTCTAAAACATACTTACAGAGAGAAGTTCATTTAGGGTTTTACTTTATTCATCTGTAGATAACAAAACCGACAGAGAAAGGATATGCCCTTACTGTTTCCAGTTTTTGGTTCCTGATAACCACAGAGTACGTCTCAAACCCAAGATGAAACTGATTCCACGGATACAGAAACTTCTTAATCGGGAGGCAAAGAACCAAAAACTCAATTTGAAACAGACAAAGCTTTTGAAAAAGTATAAGGACTCAAGAAGTGTTCGGGTAAGATTGCGATTCCAGTTAATACGATAACTGGGTTTGTTCATTCCCTGGAGCCTTAAATTCCCTCAAAGAGAGAGGGAATAAAAGAAGATAGGAAGCTTTTCTCTTTAGAAATTGAGTTTGCAATCCATATGATTATTTCATCAGGACATAACTTTCTCTATGTAACTTTCCTGTTACGGTAACTTCTattcaaatacacacacaaggaattttaaaacaaaaaacctgactTTAATAACAAGGAGATGAGAAAATGGCAGGTGGAAAAATCCCCAAACCTCCAAACACGTGGCTGCAAAAATGTACAGAAGCCACAATCTGCACATTCTAAGATTTAATCTAAAAAACAAGCCATTTATCTTTTTATTGTGAAGATAACTTTTTGTTGTGAACATTCTCGGTGTAAACTGTACTGCTAGTCTATTTGTGCAGTTTTGCAGACGTGTCTCCAGCCAAACTAGCAGCAGCAAAGATTGATACTTGTCTTTTCCCACCCTCTTCGCTCAAGAGTGTTGTGACCTGCAGAGCCTAACTGGGGCCAGGTAAATCCTAACATCATTAAGTAGAGGTaggttttcccccctttttttaaaaaagaggaaatcAAAGCTGAAAAGCCTGTTAAAAGTTAATATTCCAGCAGTTACACTAGTTTGGGTGtgatggacattttttttttaaagtgcataaGCTGAATGTTACTGTTTGTCATAAAATGTCAATGATAAAGCATACAACACGTAACATAATCCTAATTAAGGTTGCTGTTGGAACATTAACTCTTATTGGCTTACTTCTTTTCTTTAGCCATTTGAGGTATGTCTTCACAGTGTTTTGGAGCCTGTGGGAGCGAGCCTGTCAGCCCAGGTTGATAGACTTAGGTAGCGGGGCTCATGCTAGTGCTCTGaaaatagctgtatagacagggctttgaagttgtggcttagACACCGAAACCTAGGGAGTGCGGGGTGTTTCATACTCTGAGCCACACTTCAAAGCTCTGTCTAGACAGCTGTTTTTAGAGTACTAGTGAAAGCTCTGCTAGATCAAATCTGTTAACCCGGACTGGGATGCTTGCTCCTGTGGGCTGCAAAATGCTGCATAGACATACTCATGGGGAGGCCTGAAGATTTCAAGGACAGCTATGCCTGGAGGAAACACTTGTCACCAGTCTCCCATTTAGAAGTCTGTTGTGAAGCTGTGTACCTAAATGAGAGTAAATTATTTCTGGAAGAGATCAGAAGTTCATGCACACACAAAGTGCTTAGTAACACATTAACACTGTCCCAGTTGCTTATAATTTGAGGGCGAGGATATCCATAGTGACAAGTAGTCTCACATGTCCGACAATGAGACaatttttgttggtttggtttgtttctttgtcAGCATTTTTCAAATTGAGTGTGAACTGCCTGAGCAGGCTCTGATGTCTCCCAGAGGAAGCTCAAACAATCTTAGGGAAAATTGGGTTGGGTGGCAATTTTGTGTGAGACTTTCCTGACCAGTGTTTAATATTCAATACTGAATAGCCAATGACTTCTTATTTGCTGATTAGAAAGTGGAAATGATCCAgcaatgaaaaatgaaatgaaaaaaaatgaaaaatgaattacTGACTTCCCCTATCTACAGtgttaaaatatacatttctgcCCCGGAGCACAGTGTTTTATCACCAATAAAAGGCACTTTACCCAGTGCTGCAAACCAGTGTGCATTATGGGAGCTCTCAGAATGCTTTCTGGGCTTGAtttttgctctcatttacaccaatgtgtaaatccaaagtaacttcattaaaataatgaaaatagtCATTAAGGGGCGAGGGAAgacacttgttaacacataataTAATAAACAGTGCTGACACATTTCACTTTACTGCATGAGCTTCATTGATCAAATGAACCAGAATGATCAAAATGGAGAAGTTTTCAAGTTCTGAAGCTGTCATGTAGAAAATAACTATATATAACTTTAATGTAGTGCTATAGAGACATACAAATCTATTAAAACAATTAGATAGACAGATGTCTTAATAAATGAAGACAACACCCCActggggtggagggatagctcagtggtttgagcactggcctgctaaacccagggttgtgagttcaatccttgagggggccatttagggatctggggcaaaaattgcggattggccctgctttgagcagggggttggactagatgacctcctggggtcccttccaaccctgatattctatgattctaggccAAACATTGACTCTTCAGAGCGTGTCCTGCTGGTAGATTGAACAGCTTTCTAAGAAATGAGGAAACTACTGATTATAATTTCCTGTGCCAGAATTTGCAACAATAGAAATCTGAACCACCAACAACACAAGATTGGGTTGAGGAAGTATCATTATCATTAACTAGGATCACTTCTATGTCAAGGCTATAGGCACTTCAGATAGACACAGTACAAAACTAACAAAATGAAGCAAATTCCCTCCCCTCAAAATTTTAGTTTCCATTTGAAGGGCTCACAAACCACTGTGAACCTGGAAGTTTTGCTTTTATTATTCACTGGTGTGATATCACAAATATTTAGGATGGATTTGAAAAGCTGTCATTTTAGACAGCGGATATTCAGTGTGTCTCTTCCTATTCCAATAACGTGGGTGGATCCAACACTTTGTGGTCTTGCCCAAACAAACTTAAGTAATGATACTAAGGAAGGGGTGGGcaaaaactttttggcccgaaaGCCACTTCAGGGTGTGAAATGGTATGGAGGTCcgggtaggaaaggctgtgcccccccaaacctcctggcccgccccccaaacctcctggcccccaccccatccacccccacccacttcccgccCACTGACtggccccctcagaacctccaaaccccccccccccacacacacacacacaccttgtcccctaaccacccccctgggactccacccccaaccaaccccccctgctccctgtccaccctgacccctatccacatccccacccccgacagcccccccccgaccccaccccctatccaacccctccctgaCCCCTGACCACACCACCCCAGAaccactgccccctgctcctgactgccccccgggactccctacccaaccccctTCGCTGCCACGCACGCCGCTGCTACCGTCCCCAgacaggacggtcctgcaggccgtagtttgcccacctctgtactaaGGAGTAGTTGGCCAGGTGTGAATGTACCGCttatgtcttaaaaaaaaaaaaaaatccccaaaagaaCCAAATATTGATGTACACTGTGACCTGCAGAGTTGTAAcaggtttttaaacaaaaatatacatttgtttGTTAGCTGGACAGATTCTCAGAATATAGCAGGCATCTATATAAATGTGAGTTTATAGTTTGTGGTCCATTCTAATCTCCATGCAATGTCCTTGAATTGGGATTTAAACATAGTAATACCGTCTGCTCTGTTTCAGACAGACTGACAGTCCCATTAAGATCTGTCTGAGTTAAGATCAAGATTGACTTACATACTTACTGTGATTTGGTGTGCACTTTGCTAGTTGGATTGTGCTTGAAATGTTTCTGGTATTATATACTTAAAATACTACCAGGAACTGACAGCTCCCAAAATTACCATTTTAGAGCCATATAAGCTCCTTCTGTAGAAAATGACACATTAGGAGCAAAGTTGACTGAGACTTAAACCAACAAGCTGACAGGCTAGGTTTACAAGATCTTTCTTAACCATTAGTGATATGTTATATCTTGGTTTAAGCATTCTGCTAACTTTGCAATTGCATAAAATTACCTTATTCCATTTTGCAGAGTTCTAAAACTCCTAGAGGCATCGTCTGTAAATTTGTTTTTGCAGATATGGTTCATCAGTTAATGGAAGATCAGCTGTTAAAGAGACTTTTGCCAAAGCCATTGGTTTCCAAACTTTGGGttgtggaccactggtggtcttcTGTGGAGAGTTGGCAGGTCACATTGTTTTAATTCTCCTTGTTTCTAGCTGAATCCATTAAAAAGagctaaaataaattaaaagcttTCCTGTTATTTTCTGTGACAGCAGTTGGTGTACTTGTAAGAGATGTTATGTGATGGGAGCAGTGTCTCAGACAGTCTCTCTATTAACACATGGTTTTGCCCACTCAGCTGCTTTCCCTTTTGACCCCACTGAACTTTAGTAGATACCCTCTAGTCCCACTCTCCCTGTGTGGTTCTCCTTCTCTCCATACCAATGGGCTACCTTGTTTCTTTTTATCTGTAGTGcatctttttatttttgcagatttgggatttttaatattttctctgaaGACTCACCAAAAAAAGTGTTCTGGAGGGGtacccatgttagtctgtatcagcaaaaacaacgaggagtccctgctgcaccttagagactaacaaatgtatttgggcataagctttcgtgcactaaaacctacttcatcggtgccacaaggactccttgttgtttttgcaaaAAAGTGTTGTATAGAGgtgtaaattaaaaaatgaattttaaaatacattttgatcGTTTTCTGGATTCTTGTCTGTTTGTGGTGAAACATGAATTCCACTGGGGTACATTCAAAGTATTATACAGTCAGAGCTACTTTTAATGTTGTCTAGTCTTTTTGTGGTGACAAGGTTGTTTTTCGTGTTTCACTCCATGTGTTTGCAATTCAGAATTAAAAGTCCCCTGAAATTAGTTTCCAGGGGATTGGAGTCATTTCTAGTCACACCCTTGGGGATTTGATGATTTACGTGGTTTAAAAGAGAAAGCTAGATGTGGATTTGATGTTGCTTTTTATGTCTCTCTGCTTCACACAAGTAAGTATTTAAGCAGCTTGATTCACTCTCTCTAATTTTGAAGAGCAGTTTAGATAAGTCTAAAAGTGTTAGTCATCAGTGCcttatacatttaaaatgcaGGAAGACTGACAGAAGAGCTAACATTTCCTTTCCTCTATTCACAGCTGGTTACTTGCAACACATGCAACAAAACAACAAGACATCATGGTAAAAGCAGAGATTTTCTGGCAACAGCAACAAGCCGTTCTGGTACTCCGAAGAGTAGACCAGACCCAAAGACTCCGATATCTGCAAACAAAATGACACCCTTAAACCACAGTAAATCTGGATCTAAAAGCAAGAGTCCAGCATCAACTTCCAGGTGCCTATTTCCATTTTACCTAAAGAGGCAACATACTTCAGTGAATAAGGGCACAGTACTAGAAGTCAGGAAAGGGAGTTCAGACAAGTTGTTTAGTAATCGCTCTGATAATTAATATTTTATCTTTTATCAAGGATCTGAAATGGAAGATCAGTtgttgtttgggtttgttttttaattgcaggAGTCCAAAGAGTCTAATAAAAAGAGTGACTAGGGGTAAAAAATATCACTTctaggtgtttttaaaaaaataaacttcagCCTTAGTGTGAGATACCATGTAGGGTTTTTATTTTCTAAGCATGTATGTAATTGTGTGCACAAACTCAGTACTTGCATACATATTTGGGTAGTTGTGCTTCTCACAGCCCACTTTTACACGCAATGTATAAGTTATGTTTGCAGTTAAGTAATTGTGCACCTGAATTTTATGTAAAGACCATTTTCAAACGCAGACCTAAAATTACATTATTCCTCCAGCCTCTTATTAAaaagagatttttgttttgttttgcttttcagaaCATGCATGGCTGGACAGTCACCATCCAGTTCTTTGTCCAAGACTCCCAAAAACGCTAAATTTCACTTTACTCAGCTAAAACGGTTGCTTAAtcttgaagaaaaacaaaagagccAGAAGAAGATGGACCTGAAAAACTTCTTGTCGTCACTTTGAAATACTGAATAATTACAATAGTCATGATAATGGTTACAATAGTAGTGGCTAAAATTGGGCCAGTAAATGAACTAGATTAGTGGCTGGTTTATTAATTGTTTTATAAACTTAGAAACAATTTTTGTTAATACTGGTTTAATTTCTGGCTGTGTTAAGGCCTTCAGCATGTAGGGGAGATTTAAATACATTGTTTGGAAACAGTCTCTGTACTTTTAGATGGATTGCCTACCAGAGGATATTGCTGGAATAATAAGGTAATAAGCCATGTCTTGGAAGCCTGAACTTGTATCACAATCTTTAGTGGCTCAGGAATTAAAAGCCAAAAGCTGTTCTTGGACCAAATTGGTTTGCACTGTAGCAATCAGTGTAATGGTTTTTAAAATAGGATCCTGTACCACAGTAGAACTTGCAGAGGATCTGCTGATCTCTGATTCTTTCCAGATCTGTGCTGTAAATGCTGTGGGTTTGTTTGTGAGTTTTACTCAGGACTTTCTCTGTGACTAAAACTGATTTCCAAAGGAAATCTGTGTGGTCATCTTAATGAACTGACAAAGTAATTCTGAAACATTCCTGCTTAATGCTATTCAGCAGAAGTAGGTCTTATTCTGAAATTTCTGAAGTTGATGGCTCCATTTTTCCATGTGGAAAGAAAATAGTTTTACAACCAAAAATTTCTTTTTCTGTAAGTTATATAAAGTTTATTCCTTTCTGTTCCAGACCTCATTCTTGTTTTGGCACCTGTAAAGCGACAGATAAAATGATTCCACTTGCCCCTTGAAGTGCATCTGGCCTATTTTTATCCAATTAAAAACCACTTTCCAACAAATACAAGttggtatatttaaaaaaaaaaacatttcagggAAGGCAGAGCTTGTTGCAAATCTTAGTTTTAATCTCATAAGAGCTGATAAGTATGTAATATTCATATGAATCTTCTGGAAATGGGTAATGTGACTGAAATACATAGTAGAAGTGATTTGGAAAGCCCTTCCTTCACTTTAGGCTTAACTAAAATATATGTAGGGtcattttttaacaatttttctgGTAACTATGCTTTTACAATGCATTGTGCTGTTTTTCCTCTCTGTAGGGCTCTGTATTTATTTACATGGGTCACTTTATGGCTTGTCCTCTGATGCCTTTACTAATTCTTTAGTTTCGTTGGGAAGAAAAATGTATACTGTaaagcagtattttaaaagggtttgTGTTGTAAAATCTTAactgtaaataattttaaatcttttttcatAAGGTGTGTGGTACTTTtgcatgctgtgacactttgcATGCTCTGTGTAGGATTGAAACATGACTATTTATATAattaatattgccactgttagacaACTGCAACAaattttatacaaagtatgtTAGGTAAGGTATCAATGAAAAAGTCACAATCTATCATCTTTGGATCTAATGTGAAATCCCTTTATATCCCATTTCttacccataacaattttatatTCAACATGAagactttgtccaaaccatgggaatgGCCATGAGTACTAGGATGACTCCTAAATATGCCAACTTCTTCATGGGCCCCATTGAGGAAGCATTTCTGGACAAGtacaccacaaaaccaatgaaaTACCTGAGATACGTCAATGATATTTTCTTTGGATAGATGACCTAAACTTCATCGTAGATTTCCACCACAGTTTCAACAACCACTCCCCATTCtttaaactctctctagaacactcccacattagcatcaacttcctgaacGCAACAATCAGCTTCAAccatggaaccctacagacaagaAACCCCTAGTTCATCAtacctaccttcacagatccagtaaccaccccaaaccccccaagAAATTTATCTACAGCCAGATGCTCTCACACCACAGAATAAggtctgaggagaaagtctgggatatacaccttaacacacttaaaactgcctacaccaaacaaggacactccactagAGAAGTAGATATACTTCATGGAATGGGCCACTCAAATACCTCAAGAAAACCTGCTTTAACAGATAAACCTCCCTATTAGAATTataacccatacttgatggggtcCTCATCctaaagaaatctttcctgaaccccctctgttggccttcaaacaaccctcccAAGCTCATAATCAGAAGTAGCTCCACCCAGATGAGGATACACCAACTGAAAACCACCAGATCCTTCCAGAACAACAGGTGCAAAACCTGTACACATCAacagctacaatgatcaataatccccacaacacacctttcaagatccatgccTATATGTGCTTA
The Natator depressus isolate rNatDep1 chromosome 2, rNatDep2.hap1, whole genome shotgun sequence DNA segment above includes these coding regions:
- the RMP24 gene encoding UPF0711 protein C18orf21 homolog; translation: MSRRRRFLEGAARALMGTCPAQARFLMWTLHSEKDNKTDRERICPYCFQFLVPDNHRVRLKPKMKLIPRIQKLLNREAKNQKLNLKQTKLLKKYKDSRSVRLVTCNTCNKTTRHHGKSRDFLATATSRSGTPKSRPDPKTPISANKMTPLNHSKSGSKSKSPASTSRTCMAGQSPSSSLSKTPKNAKFHFTQLKRLLNLEEKQKSQKKMDLKNFLSSL